Proteins encoded in a region of the Halosimplex halophilum genome:
- a CDS encoding cation:proton antiporter domain-containing protein: MAESTLLLLVAGIIAVGVLAQILADRLQVPAIVFYIVAGLVLGQPGLDIVTEDTFGGALSTVVGFAVAIIVFEGAFHLKVERIKAAPQAALRLVTVGAVIALAGTALAVRLVFGVPWNLSLVIGSLLVATGPTVVTPILSIVPVRDRVATALEFEGIVNDVTAAILAVVFFQTVLPETAGNDIVRGFVVRLGVGLLFGVVVAGVVYYLLRYVDLSPGDAPRNARLLVLAGALVAFAAANFEATEAGVAAAATAGFLLGNADVPYEAEIEAFKGDLTLLVLAFVFIGLAALLEPAALVEVGVGGLVVVAAIALVIRPALVFLSTAGDRFTRGERTFMSLVGPRGIIPASVATLFAVQLQNAGLVQEANILLGTVFLAILLTAVFEGGLARHIARYLNVIPMRVIIVGGGRVGRSLAERLENRGENVVIVEEDESVAQSVRNAGYTAIIGDGTDTELLREAGADNAKTVVAATGDDDANLLVAQLSSSKFDVENVIARANNPDNVDAFEDLGVRTISSSMATAWAIDNQIERPAIAHWMTDVGRTGDVQEVEVTSEEIAGKAVREVGPMLPDACLIALVGKGDYTTAEVPGPDYVIELGDHVTLLGQREAVREGMKLVDPD; the protein is encoded by the coding sequence GGGCTGGACATCGTCACCGAGGACACGTTCGGCGGCGCCCTCTCGACGGTCGTCGGGTTCGCCGTCGCGATCATCGTCTTCGAGGGCGCCTTCCACCTGAAGGTCGAACGCATCAAGGCGGCGCCCCAGGCCGCCCTGCGGCTGGTCACCGTCGGCGCGGTCATCGCGCTGGCCGGGACGGCCCTGGCGGTGCGGCTGGTCTTCGGCGTCCCCTGGAACCTCTCGCTGGTGATCGGCTCGCTGCTGGTCGCGACCGGCCCGACGGTCGTCACGCCGATCCTCAGCATCGTCCCGGTGCGCGACCGGGTGGCGACCGCCCTGGAGTTCGAGGGCATCGTCAACGACGTGACCGCGGCGATCCTCGCGGTCGTCTTCTTCCAGACCGTCCTGCCGGAGACGGCCGGCAACGACATCGTCCGCGGGTTCGTCGTCCGGCTGGGGGTCGGCCTGCTGTTCGGCGTCGTCGTCGCGGGCGTCGTCTACTACCTGCTGCGGTACGTCGACCTCTCGCCGGGGGACGCGCCGCGCAACGCCCGCCTGCTGGTGCTGGCGGGCGCGCTGGTCGCGTTCGCCGCCGCGAACTTCGAGGCGACCGAGGCCGGCGTCGCCGCGGCCGCGACCGCCGGCTTCCTGCTGGGCAACGCCGACGTGCCCTACGAGGCGGAGATCGAGGCGTTCAAGGGCGACCTGACGCTGCTGGTGCTGGCGTTCGTGTTCATCGGGCTCGCGGCACTGCTCGAACCGGCGGCGCTCGTCGAGGTCGGCGTCGGCGGGCTGGTCGTCGTGGCCGCGATCGCGCTGGTGATCCGGCCGGCGCTCGTGTTCCTGTCGACCGCCGGCGACCGGTTCACCCGCGGGGAGCGGACGTTCATGAGCCTGGTCGGCCCGCGGGGGATCATCCCGGCGTCGGTCGCCACCCTGTTCGCCGTCCAGCTCCAGAACGCCGGGCTCGTCCAGGAGGCCAACATCCTGCTGGGGACGGTCTTCCTCGCGATCCTGCTGACCGCCGTCTTCGAGGGCGGCCTCGCGCGCCACATCGCACGATACCTGAACGTCATACCCATGAGAGTCATCATCGTCGGCGGCGGCCGGGTCGGCCGGTCGCTCGCCGAACGGCTGGAGAACCGGGGCGAGAACGTCGTCATCGTCGAGGAGGACGAGTCGGTGGCACAGTCGGTCCGCAACGCCGGGTACACCGCCATCATCGGCGACGGGACCGACACCGAGCTCCTCCGGGAGGCCGGCGCGGACAACGCCAAGACGGTCGTCGCCGCGACCGGCGACGACGACGCGAACCTGCTCGTCGCGCAGCTGTCGAGCTCGAAGTTCGACGTCGAGAACGTCATCGCGCGGGCGAACAACCCCGACAACGTCGACGCCTTCGAGGACCTGGGCGTCCGCACCATCTCCTCGTCGATGGCGACCGCCTGGGCCATCGACAACCAGATCGAACGCCCCGCCATCGCCCACTGGATGACCGACGTGGGCCGCACGGGCGACGTACAGGAGGTCGAGGTCACCAGCGAGGAGATCGCGGGCAAGGCCGTCCGGGAGGTCGGGCCGATGCTCCCCGACGCCTGTCTCATCGCGCTTGTCGGCAAGGGCGACTACACCACCGCGGAGGTCCCCGGGCCGGACTACGTCATCGAACTCGGCGACCACGTCACGCTGCTCGGCCAGCGCGAGGCGGTCCGCGAGGGGATGAAACTCGTCGACCCCGACTGA
- a CDS encoding PAS domain-containing protein, translating into MLSAPLVGGPILGAVAAAFGWYAWRLRGARDRPGGTGLVAIAALLAVVTLAEALVVGLGLPAAALAPLTQIVVFGGAVCWAKFVIAYTGRDPGGPGVLALVVLLPALGIVSALLRFTPLLPMTEPVSSAGPVNVLASSVASAASWGILIGLSLLLIWDATRYASFERPRGVALSLVGFALAGMPLVTSALELADTITIGTGAVVAQAGVLAALTVGIAVGRPYRSLPIAEAIGRDAVVSNLNDAVVVVDGDARIVDMNEAAEALFDRSLDAVVREPLSALVDADLLGPDGLPGESTVQIGDAVGKRYFDVSVSRVRGDGAVEAGYAVALRDVTDERIRGQRLEVLGRVLRHNVRNDMTAVYAMADAVAENGDEAVAERLRETADSLVDVSERARAVEESMCLDPATDETADVGALATEVAAVLREQGHDVSVRTDDDAEVRRSPKLVASVCEHLLSYAAGNASGPVAVTVDDRGSHVDVTAESDGRLLDEQDAAAVTNGSETQLEHAEDLDIWAVSWGAERLGGELLPDCERGRSVGVRIPVE; encoded by the coding sequence GTGCTTTCGGCGCCGCTGGTGGGTGGGCCGATACTGGGCGCCGTGGCCGCCGCGTTCGGGTGGTACGCGTGGCGGCTGCGGGGGGCGCGCGACCGGCCGGGGGGGACCGGGCTGGTGGCGATAGCGGCGTTGCTGGCGGTCGTGACGCTGGCCGAGGCGCTGGTCGTCGGGCTGGGGCTGCCCGCGGCGGCGCTCGCCCCGTTGACGCAGATCGTCGTCTTCGGCGGAGCGGTCTGCTGGGCGAAGTTCGTCATCGCGTACACCGGCCGGGACCCGGGCGGGCCGGGCGTGCTGGCGCTGGTCGTGTTGCTCCCGGCGCTCGGGATCGTCAGCGCGCTGTTGCGGTTCACGCCCCTCCTCCCGATGACCGAGCCGGTGAGTTCGGCCGGGCCGGTGAACGTCCTCGCCAGCAGCGTCGCCAGCGCGGCGTCGTGGGGGATCCTGATCGGGCTCTCCCTGCTTCTGATCTGGGACGCGACGCGGTACGCGTCGTTCGAGCGCCCGCGCGGCGTCGCGCTCTCGCTCGTCGGCTTCGCGCTCGCGGGGATGCCGCTGGTCACCTCGGCGCTGGAACTGGCGGACACCATCACCATCGGGACGGGTGCGGTCGTCGCCCAGGCGGGCGTCCTCGCGGCGCTGACCGTCGGTATCGCCGTCGGCCGCCCCTACCGCTCGCTGCCGATCGCGGAGGCGATCGGCCGCGACGCGGTCGTCTCGAACCTCAACGACGCCGTCGTGGTGGTCGACGGCGACGCCCGGATCGTCGACATGAACGAGGCCGCCGAGGCGCTGTTCGACCGGTCGCTCGACGCGGTCGTCCGCGAGCCGCTGTCGGCGCTGGTCGACGCGGACCTGCTGGGGCCGGACGGTCTGCCCGGCGAGTCGACGGTCCAGATCGGGGACGCGGTCGGCAAGCGCTACTTCGACGTGTCGGTGTCGCGGGTGCGCGGCGACGGCGCCGTCGAGGCGGGGTACGCGGTGGCGCTGCGCGACGTGACCGACGAGCGGATCCGCGGCCAGCGCCTGGAGGTGCTCGGGCGGGTGCTCCGGCACAACGTCCGCAACGACATGACGGCGGTGTACGCGATGGCCGACGCGGTCGCGGAGAACGGCGACGAGGCGGTCGCCGAGCGGCTCCGCGAGACGGCCGACTCGCTGGTCGACGTGAGCGAGCGGGCCCGGGCCGTCGAGGAGAGCATGTGCCTCGACCCGGCGACCGACGAGACGGCGGACGTGGGCGCGCTCGCGACGGAGGTGGCGGCCGTCCTCCGGGAGCAGGGCCACGACGTGTCGGTGCGGACCGACGACGACGCCGAGGTCCGCCGGTCGCCGAAGCTGGTCGCGTCGGTCTGCGAACACCTGCTGTCGTACGCGGCCGGCAACGCGTCGGGGCCGGTGGCGGTGACCGTCGACGACCGCGGGAGCCACGTCGACGTGACCGCCGAGAGCGACGGGCGACTGCTCGACGAGCAGGACGCGGCGGCGGTCACGAACGGCAGCGAGACCCAGCTGGAACACGCCGAGGACCTGGACATCTGGGCGGTCTCGTGGGGCGCCGAGCGGCTCGGCGGCGAGTTGCTCCCCGACTGCGAACGCGGCCGCAGCGTCGGCGTCCGGATCCCGGTGGAGTGA